Part of the Rhodobacteraceae bacterium M385 genome is shown below.
CCAACCAGACCTGCGAGAAATACTCTGACCCAACATGATCGGAGAAATCCAGCTGTGCGAACAAAGGAAGGAAGATCGGTAGGAACACGAGCAGAATCTCGATCCAGTCGAACACAAACCCCAGCACAAGAATGACGCCCAACAACATGCCAAGGGTCGCCCAACGTCCAAGGTCAAATCCATTGATCCACGCAAGCAGAAGCTGGCCACCTTCCAGCAGGTTGAAGCTGAGTGAAAAAATCGATGCGCCCACGACGATGAAGAACACCATCGCGGTCATGGACGCCGCCTGCACAATCGTCTTGTTCAGACGATTAAACGTCATGCGACCGCGAACCACCATGACCAACAGCGCACCAAAAACCCCAACACCGGCAGCCTCGGACAGGGTCGCAATCCCGCCCATGATACTGAGGGGAATGGCGGCGATCACCGCAATCGCCATGATCGAGGACACCACATCCCGCAGGGTCGGCTTTGCGTCGTCCGAAAGTGAGATGTCGATGCGCCCTCTCAGCGTGACGGCAAAATAGACGGAAAAGAAGAATACCAAGATAAGGACTGGGATGACCAACGCCGAGTACATCAACGAGATGCGAAGCTGAAAGACATTAGCCACGAAGAACAGCAGGACCGCCGGAGGGAAGACGACGCCCAACGCGCCGGACGCCGCCACGGCCGATCCCGCCACTGACGCGGAATACCCTGCGCGCAACATCGGGGCGTAGGCCACCAGTGCCACGGTCACGACGGAAGCTCCGATGACACCCGCGGCAGGGGCCAGGATCAGGCCAATCAACAAGGTGGCAATGGCGTAGTGACCGGGGAGCCACCTTAGCGCTTGCCCCAGTGTTCGAAACAGGGTTGATGAAATGCCGCTGGCGTTCAAAACCAGCCCCAGAAAGATCAGGAGCGGCACGGTGGTGAATTGCACCCCTTCGTTCGTCAGGATGCCACGCACACGAAGATAGATCAGACCAAGGTGATTGAAATCGGTGACACCCATCCAGACCGCGCCGACAAAGGCAAGAAACCCGGTCGCCGTCAGAACCAAAGCCACGGGGAAGCCGCTGAACACGCCTAGCGCCAGAATACCCAGCATGGCGATGGCCAGAAATTCAGTCTCCATGGGGAAGATCTTCTTGGGACAGCGGGGAAAGGCCATCGCGCCTGCCCCGCAGGAACGCGACGTTTCGGACAATGACGATAAGCCCGGCCAAGCCCAGAACCACGGGACCGATCACGGCGGCAACGCGCCTTGCCCAAATGTCGGTGTCCGCGAATTGCGTTGTCCGCATCAGCCCATCCCAGCCGTAGTAGGTGAGGATGGCCGCGAGGGGTAAGAGCACGAGGAGGCAGCCACCAAGCTCGATGCAGGCCAGGCGGCGTGGCGGCCAATTCCTTCGAAATACGTCCACGCGCACATGGCCGTCCCGCAGATAGGTGAACCCGAATGTCATGAAGATCAGGATGAATAGAAGGGAGGTCGAAAAATCCGGAAGGTATGACGACACCCCAAGGTGTAGCTTGCGATCAAGCATTTGCAGGCCGGTAAAAAATGCGATGGGGACCACTGTCAACCAAGCGGTCCCCACACCTATCGAATGGATGATCTTTTCCAGCACGTCGAATATGCGCATACTGCCCCCACCTTCGCCGCCCTTCCGGGCCACCTTATTGTCCGGGCGCCAAGGCCCCCTTGGCCATCTTCGCGCCGACCCGCTTTCCACCGGCAGGGGGCTGCTTGCGTTCCCCGGCATTCAGAAGCCGCAGGGCATTGGCGACGACGACCAGCGACACACCGACATCCGCGGCGATAGCCCCCCACATGGACGCCATCCCGAAGGCCGTCAGCCCGACAAACAGCGCCTTGGTTGCCAGCGAAATCGCTATGTTCTGGCGGATGATCGACATCGCCCGGCGCGAATGGCCGATAAGCCAAGGCACCTTGCCGATATCGTCGGTCATAAGCGCGATATCCGCCGTCTCGATCGCGGCGTCCGAGCCGACGGCACCCATGGCAATCGCGTAATGCGCCCGCGCCATGGCGGGTGCGTCGTTCACACCGTCACCGATCATGGCCACCATGTCGTGGGTTTCGACCAGCTCTTCGATGGCTTTCACTTTGTCTTCGGGCAAAAGCTCAGCGCGGACCTCGTCGATGCCCACTTCGGTGGCGACGGCGCGCGCGGTGCGCTCGTTGTCCCCCGTCAGCATGACGATGGTCTTCACCCCCTGCGCATGAAGCTGCGCCACGATGCCTTTTGCGTCGGGACGGATACGGTCTCGCAGCTCCAGCAGTCCAATCACACCCGTTTCATCGCCCACGGCGACGAGCGTGCTTCCAGCGCCTTCAATCCGGTCGCGGATGTCTTTTGGGATAGAGCTGCCGAACCCCTTCTCCTCCGCGAAGCGGTCAGAACCTAGCCAGATCGAACGGCCAGCTGCGCGCCCTTCAAGCCCACGACCCGGCACAGTGCGAGTGTCTTCAGCGGCGGACACCGTGACACCGTCGACCTCGGCTCGCGCAAGAATGGCACGCGCCAATGGGTGCGAGGATCGCGCCTCAAGACCTGCGGCCATCTCGATCAGATCCTTGGCGGTCGCGATGCCCAACGGATGCACGGACGCCACCTCAGGCTCGCCCATGGTGATCGTTCCAGTCTTGTCCATCGCCAGCGCCGACGTTCGGCCGGGCGCTTCGACATAAGCCCCGCCCTTGATGAGCACCCCAGCCCGAGCCGATGCGGCAAGTGCCGCGACAATGGACACAGGCGTCGAGATCACCAACGCGCAGGGGCAGGCAATGACCAGAAGGACAAGCGCGTTGTAGAGCCAGTAGTCCCACGCCCCGCCTGCGATGAGCGGCGGCAGAACTGCAATCGCGATCGCCAACACCATCACGATGGGCGTGTAGATGCGTGCGAATTTCGTGACCCATTGTTCTACCGGCGCGCGGCGCGCATGGGCATCGCCAACCATGCGCGTGATCTTGGCCAGCACCGTGTCAGATGCCAACTTGGTGGCGCGCACCGTCAGTGTGCCTTCACCGTTGATCGTGCCAGCATAAACGTCATCCCCGGTTTCCTTCGGCACCAGAGCGCTTTCACCGGTGATCGGAGCCTGATCGACGGCTCCCATCCCGGATGTGACCTCTCCATCAAGCGGAATACGGTCGCCGCCGCGCACTATGAAGCGGTCGCCGACGACCACTTCTGCGGCAGGCATGTCCATTTCGGTGCCGTCATCGCGGATCACCCGCGCGGTTGGCGGCGCGAGATCGAGAAGTGCGGAGACCGCATTCCGTGCGCGACCTACGCTCCAACTCTCAAGGAAGAGAGACAGCGAGAAGAAGAACGCGACTGTCGCCGCCTCGAAGAACTCACCAAGTCCAATGGCACCTGCAACTGCGACGACCATCAGCAGGTTCATGTCGGGCGAGAACCGCCGCGCCGAGGACCACGCCTTCGGCGCCACGAGCCAGACGCCGCATAGGATCGCGATTGCAAAGAACGCAACCTCGATCAACGGCATCGGCGCTTCGCCATGGCCGGAAAAGAGCCCGACTGCTCCGCCCAAACCGGTTTCAACCACGTGCCAGATAAAGCCTGCGGCCCAGAAGCCTCCGCTGAGGAACGTGAACAATCTTTGGCGGGCAAGGTGTTCAGCCTGATCGACCGATGCGCTTTCGGCATCCCACGGTTTGGCTGTCATGCCGGTACTTGCGACCAACTCTGCGAGATACGTGTCCGATATCGTCTTGGCACTGTCCAAAACGGTCATTCGCCCATTGATGACATCGAAGGCTAGATGCTCGGCCCCACCCACTTTGGGGCCAACTACCTTGTTGAGGATTGAGACTTCCTCAGCGCAGTCGAGACCAGACACCTGAAAGCTGCGTCCCGACGACGGAGCTGGTGCAGGCGACGTGTTAACGGGCTTGTCACTTCCGCAACAGCTTTCGCCGTGCGTGTGGCCAGTCTGAGTATGATCGTGAGAATGTGGGT
Proteins encoded:
- a CDS encoding TRAP transporter large permease subunit → METEFLAIAMLGILALGVFSGFPVALVLTATGFLAFVGAVWMGVTDFNHLGLIYLRVRGILTNEGVQFTTVPLLIFLGLVLNASGISSTLFRTLGQALRWLPGHYAIATLLIGLILAPAAGVIGASVVTVALVAYAPMLRAGYSASVAGSAVAASGALGVVFPPAVLLFFVANVFQLRISLMYSALVIPVLILVFFFSVYFAVTLRGRIDISLSDDAKPTLRDVVSSIMAIAVIAAIPLSIMGGIATLSEAAGVGVFGALLVMVVRGRMTFNRLNKTIVQAASMTAMVFFIVVGASIFSLSFNLLEGGQLLLAWINGFDLGRWATLGMLLGVILVLGFVFDWIEILLVFLPIFLPLFAQLDFSDHVGSEYFSQVWLAGLIALALQTSFLTPPFGYALFFAKMAAPPSVNLADIYRGAGPLVVIEVALIALLAWRPELITWLPQLVLSRSNSPLIN
- a CDS encoding TRAP transporter small permease subunit; its protein translation is MRIFDVLEKIIHSIGVGTAWLTVVPIAFFTGLQMLDRKLHLGVSSYLPDFSTSLLFILIFMTFGFTYLRDGHVRVDVFRRNWPPRRLACIELGGCLLVLLPLAAILTYYGWDGLMRTTQFADTDIWARRVAAVIGPVVLGLAGLIVIVRNVAFLRGRRDGLSPLSQEDLPHGD
- a CDS encoding cation-translocating P-type ATPase; amino-acid sequence: MPSDPHSHDHTQTGHTHGESCCGSDKPVNTSPAPAPSSGRSFQVSGLDCAEEVSILNKVVGPKVGGAEHLAFDVINGRMTVLDSAKTISDTYLAELVASTGMTAKPWDAESASVDQAEHLARQRLFTFLSGGFWAAGFIWHVVETGLGGAVGLFSGHGEAPMPLIEVAFFAIAILCGVWLVAPKAWSSARRFSPDMNLLMVVAVAGAIGLGEFFEAATVAFFFSLSLFLESWSVGRARNAVSALLDLAPPTARVIRDDGTEMDMPAAEVVVGDRFIVRGGDRIPLDGEVTSGMGAVDQAPITGESALVPKETGDDVYAGTINGEGTLTVRATKLASDTVLAKITRMVGDAHARRAPVEQWVTKFARIYTPIVMVLAIAIAVLPPLIAGGAWDYWLYNALVLLVIACPCALVISTPVSIVAALAASARAGVLIKGGAYVEAPGRTSALAMDKTGTITMGEPEVASVHPLGIATAKDLIEMAAGLEARSSHPLARAILARAEVDGVTVSAAEDTRTVPGRGLEGRAAGRSIWLGSDRFAEEKGFGSSIPKDIRDRIEGAGSTLVAVGDETGVIGLLELRDRIRPDAKGIVAQLHAQGVKTIVMLTGDNERTARAVATEVGIDEVRAELLPEDKVKAIEELVETHDMVAMIGDGVNDAPAMARAHYAIAMGAVGSDAAIETADIALMTDDIGKVPWLIGHSRRAMSIIRQNIAISLATKALFVGLTAFGMASMWGAIAADVGVSLVVVANALRLLNAGERKQPPAGGKRVGAKMAKGALAPGQ